One window of Acidimicrobiales bacterium genomic DNA carries:
- a CDS encoding PaaX family transcriptional regulator C-terminal domain-containing protein, translating into MALSARSIVASTLLGTTPPRLPSRLLVAFAEEFGVAPGTTRVALSRMVERGELIRDDDGTVALSGELLDRQGRQEEGLAPHVRPWTGDWEMYLVRDGGRESSERAALRRAATHLGLREHREGVWLRPDNLDPERQRTAREVVDAQCDRFAAAPADPDPVGLAASLFELADWAAEAERCRARMTTMAATLEFGRPGALADGFETAAHSLRHLVSDPRLPDELCPAGWPAPALRRDYHDYNERYRQHLSAFFRSRSRLAG; encoded by the coding sequence ATGGCGCTGTCCGCTCGCAGCATCGTCGCGTCGACGCTGTTGGGGACGACTCCGCCGCGGCTGCCGAGCCGCCTGCTCGTGGCCTTCGCCGAGGAGTTCGGCGTCGCCCCGGGAACCACACGGGTCGCGCTCAGCCGCATGGTCGAGCGGGGCGAGTTGATCCGGGACGACGACGGCACCGTTGCGCTCAGCGGAGAGCTCCTCGACCGCCAGGGGCGCCAGGAGGAAGGTCTCGCCCCGCACGTGCGGCCGTGGACCGGCGACTGGGAGATGTACCTGGTGCGCGACGGCGGGCGCGAGTCGAGCGAGCGTGCCGCGTTGCGTCGCGCCGCCACCCACCTGGGGCTGCGCGAGCACCGTGAGGGCGTGTGGCTCCGGCCCGACAACCTCGACCCCGAACGTCAGCGCACCGCGCGGGAGGTGGTCGACGCGCAGTGCGATCGGTTCGCCGCTGCGCCGGCCGACCCCGACCCGGTGGGTCTTGCCGCGTCGCTGTTCGAGCTCGCCGACTGGGCCGCCGAAGCCGAGCGCTGCCGTGCCCGGATGACGACCATGGCCGCCACCCTCGAGTTCGGTCGGCCGGGGGCCCTGGCCGACGGATTCGAGACCGCCGCCCACTCGCTGCGGCACCTCGTGTCCGACCCGAGACTGCCCGACGAGCTGTGTCCGGCCGGTTGGCCCGCCCCCGCGTTGCGGCGGGACTACCACGACTACAACGAGCGGTACCGACAGCACCTGTCGGCCTTCTTCCGCAGCCGATCTAGATTGGCTGGATGA
- a CDS encoding MBL fold metallo-hydrolase, translating to MSDRFYFRQLLSGRDFATSDPMAAQMVNFVYAIGDRDTGEALLVDPAYDVNGLVDVLEADGMRCTGVLATHYHPDHVGGSMMGMKLEGVAELMERVEVPIHVQADEAEFVAKVTGLGDASLVQHRSGDKVNVGAIEIELIHTPGHTPGSQCFFVDGRLVAGDTLFLDGCGRTDFPGSSPEEMYESLTQRLAKVPDDAVLYPGHQYSVESSATMGITRERNVVFRPTSREQWLAVFGS from the coding sequence ATGAGCGATCGCTTCTACTTCCGTCAACTGCTCTCGGGCCGCGACTTCGCGACCAGCGACCCCATGGCCGCCCAGATGGTGAACTTCGTCTACGCCATCGGCGACCGCGACACCGGCGAAGCGCTGCTGGTCGATCCGGCCTACGACGTCAACGGTCTCGTCGATGTGCTGGAGGCCGATGGCATGCGCTGCACCGGGGTGCTGGCGACGCACTATCACCCCGACCATGTGGGCGGCTCCATGATGGGCATGAAGCTCGAGGGCGTCGCCGAGCTGATGGAACGCGTCGAGGTGCCCATCCACGTGCAGGCCGACGAAGCCGAGTTCGTCGCGAAGGTCACCGGCCTCGGCGACGCGTCGCTGGTGCAGCACCGCAGCGGCGACAAGGTGAACGTCGGCGCGATCGAGATCGAGCTGATCCACACGCCCGGCCACACGCCGGGCAGCCAGTGCTTCTTCGTCGATGGCCGCCTCGTCGCCGGCGACACGCTCTTCCTCGACGGTTGCGGACGCACCGACTTCCCCGGGTCGAGCCCCGAGGAGATGTACGAGAGCCTCACCCAGCGACTGGCCAAGGTGCCCGACGACGCGGTCCTCTATCCCGGCCACCAGTATTCGGTCGAGTCGTCGGCCACGATGGGCATCACCCGCGAGCGCAACGTGGTCTTCCGGCCGACGTCACGCGAGCAATGGCTCGCGGTGTTCGGGAGCTGA